A window of Hymenobacter aerilatus contains these coding sequences:
- the pgl gene encoding 6-phosphogluconolactonase: protein MAIRVFNSSEEASRALAEYFVATGNEAIAARGRFAVALSGGSSPKKLFELLAADYRDQLAWDKVDFFWGDERYVPHTDPNSNYLMAKRALLDPLGIKPAQIFAVDTSLSPSEAAAAYTHTMQRYFGSEDSLPLDLDLLGLGDNAHTASLFPHTSVLTDESVSVQALYIDEIQANRITMTAPLLNQARSTIFLVYGEGKAEAVRQILEEERDIQRYPAQLIQPTNGNVTWYLDEAAASKLTQK from the coding sequence ATGGCTATTCGTGTTTTCAACTCATCGGAGGAAGCCTCGCGGGCGCTGGCAGAGTATTTTGTGGCAACAGGCAACGAGGCCATTGCGGCGCGCGGCCGGTTTGCGGTGGCGCTATCGGGTGGGTCGTCGCCCAAAAAGCTGTTTGAACTGCTGGCTGCCGACTACCGCGACCAGTTGGCTTGGGACAAGGTAGACTTCTTTTGGGGCGATGAGCGGTACGTGCCGCACACCGACCCCAACAGCAACTACCTGATGGCCAAAAGGGCGCTGCTCGACCCGCTGGGTATCAAGCCAGCGCAGATCTTTGCTGTCGATACCAGTCTGAGTCCTTCGGAAGCTGCTGCTGCCTACACCCACACCATGCAGCGCTACTTTGGCAGCGAAGATTCCCTACCCCTCGATCTGGACCTGCTGGGCCTGGGCGACAATGCCCACACGGCGTCGCTGTTTCCGCACACCTCCGTGCTCACCGACGAAAGCGTGAGCGTGCAGGCTTTGTACATCGACGAAATACAGGCGAATCGTATTACCATGACGGCCCCGCTACTGAACCAAGCCCGCTCTACCATCTTTTTGGTATACGGCGAGGGCAAGGCCGAAGCTGTGCGGCAGATTTTGGAGGAGGAGCGCGACATTCAGCGTTACCCCGCCCAGCTGATCCAGCCCACCAACGGCAACGTGACGTGGTACCTGGACGAAGCAGCTGCCAGCAAGCTGACGCAGAAGTAA